A stretch of Astyanax mexicanus isolate ESR-SI-001 chromosome 21, AstMex3_surface, whole genome shotgun sequence DNA encodes these proteins:
- the lbx1b gene encoding transcription factor LBX1b — MASTEVLRVYQVIHHKTRMPRSSDHVPPKPLTPFSIADILSKPSIKPSIPRVGTCRGVSWSVKVRGRSSGTPQEPSALSALQELTNNTFRAMELVTTAAPPAGGKDELALVAQRIHPKKRRKARTAFTNHQLCELEKRFLFQRYLSPADRDRIAQQLGLTNAQVITWFQNRRAKLKRDLDEMRADVESTRALGSTTALPDLQRSGDGARGPSGPEAPETSQLDHGKKLAHKLSLAPALAFSDHTSQHSSGEHDDDDDDEDDAHKEDEDVEIDVDD, encoded by the exons ATGGCGTCCACTGAGGTCCTCCGAGTTTATCAGGTGATTCATCACAAGACCAGGATGCCCAGATCTTCTGACCACGTCCCTCCAAAGCCCCTCACACCCTTCAGCATCGCCGACATCCTCAGCAAGCCGTCCATCAAGCCATCCATACCGAGAGTTGGCACCTGCAGGGGCGTCAGCTGGAGCGTGAAGGTGCGAGGCCGGAGTTCAGGAACCCCTCAGGAGCCTTCAGCCCTCAGCGCCCTCCAGGAGCTCACCAACAACACCTTCAGAGCCATGGAGCTGGTCACCACCGCGGCGCCACCAGCGGGAG GTAAAGATGAACTCGCTCTTGTCGCTCAGAGGATCCACCCGAAAAAGCGCAGAAAGGCCAGAACGGCGTTCACCAACCACCAGCTGTGTGAGCTGGAGAAGCGCTTCCTATTCCAGCGGTACCTGTCCCCCGCGGACCGGGACCGGATAGCGCAGCAGCTGGGCCTGACCAACGCTCAGGTCATCACCTGGTTCCAGAACCGCCGGGCCAAGCTGAAGCGGGACCTGGACGAGATGAGAGCGGACGTGGAATCCACCAGAGCCCTGGGAAGCACAACCGCCCTGCCTGACCTGCAGAGGAGCGGAGACGGGGCCAGGGGCCCCTCAGGGCCAGAGGCCCCTGAGACCTCTCAGCTGGACCACGGGAAGAAATTGGCGCACAAATTGAGCCTGGCCCCTGCGCTGGCCTTCTCAGACCACACAAGTCAACACAGCTCTGGAGAACACGACgacgacgatgatgatgaagatgatgctcATAAAGAAGATGAAGATGTGGAGATCGATGTAGACGACTGA